The Devosia sp. SD17-2 genome includes a region encoding these proteins:
- the recA gene encoding recombinase RecA, with protein sequence MASSPLRVVEGGSMDKDKALAAALSQIERNFGKGSIMRLGEASSIEVESISTGSLGLDIALGIGGLPKGRIVEIFGPESSGKTTLALHVIAEAQRKGGICAFVDAEHALDPIYARKLGVNVDDLLISQPDAGEQALEITDTLVRSGAIDVLVVDSVAALTPRAELEGEMGDSLPGQQARLMSQAMRKLTGSISKSKCLVIFINQIRMKIGVMYGSPETTTGGNALKFYASVRLDIRRIGALKDREEVVGNQTRVKVVKNKLAPPFRQVEFDIMYGEGISKTGELLDLGVKSGIVDKAGAWFSWESQRLGQGRENARQFLKDNPEIANTIEQGVRESSGLLGEVLLVAGGGAEDDSSSDE encoded by the coding sequence ATGGCTAGCTCGCCGCTTCGCGTTGTTGAAGGTGGATCAATGGATAAGGATAAGGCTCTTGCTGCGGCATTGAGCCAGATCGAACGCAATTTCGGCAAGGGCTCGATCATGCGCCTCGGCGAGGCGTCTTCGATCGAGGTGGAGTCGATCTCGACCGGTTCGCTCGGTCTGGATATCGCGCTCGGTATTGGTGGTCTTCCCAAGGGCCGCATCGTTGAAATTTTTGGGCCAGAAAGCTCGGGCAAGACGACGCTGGCGCTCCACGTCATCGCCGAAGCCCAGCGCAAGGGTGGCATCTGCGCCTTTGTCGACGCCGAGCATGCGCTCGACCCGATCTATGCCCGCAAGTTGGGCGTCAATGTCGATGATTTGCTGATCTCCCAGCCCGACGCTGGCGAACAGGCTCTCGAAATCACCGACACGCTGGTGCGTTCTGGCGCAATCGACGTTCTCGTCGTCGACTCGGTTGCAGCGCTCACCCCGCGCGCCGAACTCGAAGGCGAAATGGGCGACAGCCTGCCGGGCCAGCAGGCTCGCCTGATGAGCCAGGCCATGCGCAAGCTCACCGGCTCGATCTCGAAGTCCAAGTGCCTCGTCATCTTCATCAACCAGATCCGCATGAAGATCGGCGTGATGTACGGCTCGCCTGAAACCACGACGGGCGGTAATGCGCTCAAGTTCTACGCCTCGGTGCGTCTCGACATCCGCCGTATCGGCGCCCTCAAGGACCGCGAGGAAGTCGTCGGCAACCAGACCCGTGTCAAGGTCGTCAAGAACAAGCTGGCTCCGCCGTTCCGTCAGGTCGAATTCGACATCATGTATGGCGAAGGCATTTCCAAGACCGGCGAACTGCTCGATCTTGGCGTCAAGTCCGGTATCGTGGACAAGGCCGGCGCCTGGTTCTCCTGGGAAAGCCAACGTCTGGGGCAGGGGCGTGAAAATGCCCGCCAGTTCCTCAAGGACAATCCCGAGATCGCCAACACGATCGAGCAAGGGGTTCGCGAAAGCTCCGGCCTTCTCGGTGAAGTCCTTCTCGTTGCCGGCGGCGGCGCGGAAGACGACTCCAGCAGCGACGAATAG
- the alaS gene encoding alanine--tRNA ligase has product MTSVNDLRSSFVDYFARNGHEAVASSPLVPRNDPTLMFTNAGMVQFKNVFTGVEKRPYSTATTAQKCVRAGGKHNDLDNVGFTARHHTFFEMLGNFSFGDYFKPEAIELAWNLLTKDWGLSRDRLMVTVYEDDDEALELWKKIAGISEDRIVRLGAKSNFWQMGDTGPCGPCSEIFYDHGDKVWGGPPGSPDEDGDRWIEIWNLVFMQFEQHADGSRTGLPRPSIDTGMGLERVAAVMQGVHDNYDIDLFKALISAAANVTNADVNGPGNRSLRVIADHLRSMSFLIAEGVLPSNEGRGYVLRRIMRRAMRHATLLGASEPTIYKLVPTLVREMGQAYPELSRGEAMIAETVRLEEGRFLKTLGRGLQILEAETASLGEGDVLAGGTAFKLYDTYGFPLDLTQDALRSRSITVDQAGFDAAMAQQKAEARKNWAGSGEAATDTVWYGLSDKLGPTEFLGYETETAEAEIKALLVDGAEVDVIAAGQEGIVIVNQTPFYGESGGQVGDTGVIKGEGVSAEVLDTGKHHGVFAHKVKVTEGSFKLGQAVELIVDHDRRSSIRANHSATHLLHEALRLVLGDHVAQKGSMVSADRLRFDFVHTKPVTPQELAEVEDIANAIILQNTPVETRLMGVEEAKESGARALFGEKYGDEVRVVSMGEPTGNGLGWSVELCGGTHVRRTGDIGLVSVVAESSVAGGVRRIEALTGKAARHRGNDSTNIVASAAGILRSGTHEVLERIEALQNQLKSAEKALSDARQKLALGGGGAGAAASETINGVTFVGRVVEGVVAKDIKSVVDAEKKRIGSGVVVMVLKGEDGKGTVAIGVTEDLTGKYAAGTLIKSATAALGGQGGGGRPDMAQGGGPDGSKAEEAIAAIRALI; this is encoded by the coding sequence ATGACCAGCGTAAACGATCTCCGTTCGAGCTTTGTCGATTACTTTGCCCGTAACGGCCATGAAGCCGTGGCGTCCAGCCCGCTTGTGCCGCGCAACGATCCGACGCTGATGTTCACCAATGCCGGCATGGTGCAGTTCAAGAACGTCTTCACCGGCGTCGAAAAGCGGCCCTATTCCACGGCGACGACCGCGCAGAAATGCGTGCGCGCAGGCGGCAAGCACAATGACCTCGACAATGTTGGGTTCACCGCGCGCCACCACACCTTCTTTGAAATGTTGGGCAATTTCTCCTTCGGCGATTATTTCAAGCCCGAAGCGATTGAACTCGCCTGGAACCTTCTGACCAAGGACTGGGGGCTCTCCCGCGACCGTCTCATGGTCACCGTCTATGAGGACGATGACGAGGCGCTCGAGCTCTGGAAGAAGATCGCCGGCATTTCCGAAGATCGTATCGTGCGGCTCGGCGCCAAGTCCAACTTCTGGCAGATGGGCGATACCGGCCCCTGCGGTCCGTGCTCGGAAATCTTTTACGACCATGGCGACAAGGTCTGGGGCGGTCCTCCGGGCTCGCCGGATGAAGACGGCGATCGCTGGATCGAAATCTGGAACCTCGTGTTCATGCAGTTCGAGCAGCATGCGGATGGTTCGCGCACCGGCCTGCCGCGTCCGTCCATCGACACCGGCATGGGCCTCGAGCGCGTCGCCGCCGTCATGCAGGGTGTCCACGACAATTACGACATCGATCTGTTCAAGGCGCTGATCTCGGCAGCCGCCAACGTCACCAATGCCGACGTCAACGGCCCGGGCAATCGTTCGCTGCGCGTTATCGCCGACCACCTTCGCTCGATGAGCTTCCTCATTGCCGAAGGCGTGCTGCCCTCCAATGAAGGTCGCGGCTATGTGCTGCGCCGCATCATGCGCCGCGCCATGCGCCACGCAACGCTCCTCGGTGCGAGCGAGCCGACGATCTACAAGTTGGTTCCGACCCTCGTGCGCGAGATGGGCCAGGCCTATCCCGAGCTCAGCCGTGGCGAAGCCATGATCGCCGAAACGGTCCGCCTCGAGGAAGGTCGCTTCCTCAAGACGCTCGGCCGTGGCCTGCAGATTCTCGAAGCCGAGACGGCCTCGCTCGGCGAGGGCGACGTGCTGGCTGGTGGCACCGCCTTCAAGCTTTACGACACCTATGGCTTCCCGCTCGACCTGACCCAGGATGCGCTGCGCTCGCGCTCCATCACTGTCGATCAGGCCGGTTTTGACGCCGCCATGGCCCAGCAGAAGGCCGAAGCCCGCAAGAACTGGGCCGGCTCGGGCGAGGCTGCCACCGACACCGTCTGGTATGGCCTTTCCGACAAACTCGGCCCCACCGAATTCCTCGGCTATGAAACCGAGACCGCAGAAGCCGAAATCAAGGCTCTGCTCGTGGACGGCGCCGAAGTCGACGTCATTGCGGCTGGTCAGGAAGGCATCGTCATCGTCAACCAGACCCCGTTCTATGGTGAAAGCGGCGGGCAGGTCGGTGATACCGGCGTCATCAAGGGCGAAGGCGTCAGCGCCGAAGTTCTGGATACCGGCAAGCACCACGGCGTCTTCGCGCACAAGGTCAAGGTCACCGAAGGCAGCTTCAAGCTTGGCCAGGCTGTCGAGCTGATCGTCGATCATGATCGCCGCTCGTCCATCCGCGCCAACCACTCGGCCACCCATCTGCTGCATGAGGCTCTGCGCCTCGTCCTCGGCGACCATGTCGCCCAGAAGGGCTCGATGGTTTCGGCCGATCGCCTGCGTTTTGACTTCGTGCACACCAAGCCGGTCACCCCGCAGGAACTGGCCGAGGTCGAGGACATCGCCAATGCCATCATCCTCCAGAACACGCCGGTTGAAACCCGCCTGATGGGCGTGGAGGAAGCCAAGGAATCGGGTGCGCGCGCTCTCTTCGGCGAGAAGTACGGCGATGAAGTGCGCGTCGTCTCCATGGGCGAGCCCACTGGAAATGGCCTTGGCTGGTCGGTCGAGCTTTGCGGCGGGACCCATGTCCGTCGCACTGGCGATATCGGTCTCGTCTCCGTGGTTGCCGAAAGCTCGGTTGCCGGCGGCGTGCGCCGCATCGAGGCGTTGACCGGCAAGGCTGCCCGCCATCGCGGCAATGACAGCACCAATATCGTGGCCTCGGCCGCAGGCATCCTCCGCTCCGGCACCCATGAAGTGCTCGAGCGCATCGAGGCGCTGCAGAACCAGCTCAAGAGCGCCGAGAAGGCCCTTAGCGACGCCCGCCAGAAGCTGGCGCTCGGCGGCGGCGGTGCCGGTGCCGCGGCCTCCGAAACCATCAATGGCGTCACCTTTGTCGGTCGCGTCGTCGAAGGCGTCGTTGCCAAGGACATCAAGTCAGTGGTCGACGCCGAGAAGAAGCGCATCGGCTCGGGCGTCGTCGTCATGGTGCTCAAGGGCGAAGACGGCAAGGGCACGGTCGCCATCGGCGTCACCGAAGATCTCACCGGAAAATATGCCGCCGGCACGCTCATCAAGTCGGCAACGGCTGCGCTGGGCGGGCAGGGTGGTGGTGGCCGCCCGGACATGGCCCAGGGTGGCGGTCCGGATGGTTCGAAGGCTGAAGAAGCCATCGCCGCGATCCGCGCCCTCATCTAA
- a CDS encoding DMT family transporter produces MPIGVILAFVGYAVFSFADALIKAVGPTMSVFEIAFFTTSFSIIPLMLHKRGERWRDMYKLHHPWLVHIRCATAITATGCVMYAFTHIPFADVYAIAFTTPIFVTLLCVLLLKENVTALRWFLLFVSFMGVVLVIRPGMRDLQLGHYILVFSSMLGAFTTIILRHVAPRERRVSLVGLQVLYSGIINGLLMIPTFVMPSFEQFLIFLAIGLLGGVGGLLIISATRRTPANLIAPVQYSQLIWAIIFGAAFFGEFPDWIAIAGMFVVIASGVLNVLSENRPIRWKPRIFFFRAGL; encoded by the coding sequence ATGCCGATCGGCGTCATACTGGCCTTTGTCGGCTACGCTGTTTTTTCGTTTGCCGATGCGCTGATCAAGGCTGTCGGGCCGACCATGTCGGTATTTGAAATAGCTTTTTTCACCACGAGCTTTTCCATCATCCCGCTGATGCTGCACAAGCGCGGCGAGCGCTGGCGGGACATGTACAAGCTCCATCATCCCTGGCTGGTCCATATTCGCTGCGCTACGGCCATCACCGCCACCGGCTGCGTGATGTATGCATTCACCCATATCCCGTTTGCCGATGTCTATGCGATCGCCTTCACCACGCCGATCTTTGTGACCCTGCTGTGCGTGCTGCTGCTCAAGGAAAATGTCACGGCGCTGCGCTGGTTTTTGTTGTTTGTCAGCTTCATGGGGGTGGTGCTGGTCATTCGGCCGGGGATGCGCGACCTGCAGCTGGGCCACTATATCCTGGTGTTCAGCTCTATGCTCGGCGCCTTCACCACCATCATCCTGCGCCATGTCGCGCCGCGGGAACGGCGGGTCAGCCTAGTCGGCCTGCAGGTGCTTTATTCCGGCATTATCAATGGCTTGCTGATGATTCCGACATTCGTCATGCCCAGTTTCGAGCAATTCCTGATCTTCCTCGCCATCGGCCTCCTCGGCGGCGTCGGCGGGCTCCTGATCATCTCGGCAACGCGTCGCACACCGGCCAATCTCATTGCGCCGGTGCAGTATAGCCAGTTGATCTGGGCCATTATTTTCGGCGCCGCTTTCTTCGGGGAATTCCCGGACTGGATCGCCATTGCCGGCATGTTCGTGGTGATTGCTTCGGGCGTCCTTAACGTGCTCAGCGAGAACCGGCCCATCCGCTGGAAGCCACGCATCTTCTTCTTCCGCGCTGGACTTTAG
- a CDS encoding glycerophosphodiester phosphodiesterase family protein, protein MKKRLLVPALILGGVYLFNASWRVAPPSGDGPQLIAHRGVHQTYHRDGLESDTCTAERIDEPRHGLLENTLPSMDAAFRSGADIVEIDVHPTTDGHFAVMHDWTVDCRTEGQGETRAHSLAELKALDIGHGYTADGGETFPFRGKGTGQIPELGEVLTAFPDKRFLVNFKSREAREGDMLATLLAEHPEWRNAIWGAYGGDEPTFRAAQQIVGLNVWSRRGLTDCLIQYELYGWTGIVPESCRNTKVMIPINAAPFLWGWPNLLLQRFADAGSEVILLGPYGAGDPGTAGIDDLETLAQIPEGFSGYVWTNRIELVGPTLKGLPLAQIAPAP, encoded by the coding sequence ATGAAGAAGCGGCTGCTGGTGCCTGCATTGATCCTGGGCGGCGTTTACCTGTTCAATGCGAGCTGGCGCGTCGCACCGCCGTCCGGTGACGGGCCGCAGCTGATCGCCCATCGCGGCGTGCACCAGACCTATCACCGCGACGGCCTCGAAAGCGACACCTGCACGGCCGAGCGCATCGACGAGCCGCGACATGGGCTGCTGGAAAACACCTTGCCTTCGATGGACGCCGCCTTCCGCTCCGGTGCCGACATCGTCGAAATCGACGTTCATCCCACAACGGACGGCCATTTTGCGGTGATGCACGACTGGACGGTGGATTGCCGCACGGAAGGCCAGGGCGAGACGCGGGCCCACAGCCTCGCCGAACTCAAGGCGCTCGATATCGGCCATGGCTACACTGCCGATGGCGGGGAGACATTTCCCTTTCGCGGCAAGGGCACAGGGCAAATTCCGGAATTGGGCGAGGTGCTGACTGCATTTCCCGACAAGCGTTTCCTCGTGAACTTCAAGAGCCGTGAGGCGCGCGAGGGCGACATGCTGGCCACCTTGCTAGCCGAGCACCCGGAGTGGCGGAATGCCATCTGGGGCGCATATGGCGGCGACGAGCCGACTTTTCGTGCGGCCCAGCAGATCGTGGGGCTCAATGTCTGGTCGCGGCGCGGACTGACGGACTGCCTCATACAATACGAGCTCTACGGGTGGACGGGGATAGTTCCGGAAAGCTGCCGCAATACCAAGGTGATGATCCCGATCAATGCCGCGCCATTCCTCTGGGGGTGGCCCAACCTCCTGCTGCAACGCTTCGCCGATGCGGGAAGCGAGGTGATCCTGCTCGGCCCCTATGGCGCGGGCGATCCCGGCACGGCGGGCATCGATGACCTGGAGACCCTCGCGCAGATCCCGGAAGGGTTTTCGGGCTATGTCTGGACCAATCGGATCGAGCTGGTCGGACCCACGCTAAAAGGTTTGCCTCTTGCGCAAATCGCGCCGGCACCGTAA
- a CDS encoding NADP-dependent isocitrate dehydrogenase, whose product MSKIKVANPVVDLDGDEMTRIIWQAIKDKLIHPYLDLDIKYYDLSIENRDATNDQVTVDSANAIREYGVGIKCATITPDEARVEEFGLKKMWKSPNGTIRNILGGVIFREPIICKNVPRLVPGWTQPIIVGRHAFGDQYRATDFTFPGKGTLTIKFTGEDGKVIEHEVFQAPGAGVAMAMYNLDDSIRDFAYSSFNYGLARGVPVYLSTKNTILKVYDGRFKDIFQEIYEAEFKEKFEEAKIWYEHRLIDDMVASALKWSGGYVWACKNYDGDVQSDIVAQGFGSLGLMTSVLATPDGKIVESEAAHGTVTRHYRQHQQGKETSTNSTASIFAWTRGLAHRAKLDDNAELAKFAATLEKVTVDTIEEGKMTKDLSLLVGPDQPWLSTLGFLDAIDQNLQKAMA is encoded by the coding sequence ATGAGCAAAATCAAAGTCGCCAATCCGGTGGTCGACCTCGACGGCGACGAGATGACCCGCATCATCTGGCAGGCGATCAAGGACAAGCTCATCCATCCCTACCTCGATCTCGACATCAAGTATTATGATCTGTCGATCGAGAACCGCGACGCCACCAACGACCAGGTGACCGTGGACTCCGCCAATGCGATCCGCGAATATGGCGTTGGTATCAAGTGCGCGACCATCACTCCTGACGAAGCCCGCGTAGAGGAATTCGGCCTCAAGAAGATGTGGAAGTCGCCCAACGGCACCATCCGCAATATTCTGGGCGGCGTGATCTTCCGCGAGCCGATCATCTGCAAGAACGTGCCGCGCCTGGTTCCCGGCTGGACCCAGCCCATCATCGTCGGCCGCCACGCATTCGGTGACCAGTATCGCGCCACCGACTTCACCTTCCCGGGCAAGGGCACGCTGACCATCAAGTTCACCGGCGAAGATGGCAAGGTCATCGAGCACGAAGTGTTCCAGGCTCCGGGTGCCGGCGTCGCCATGGCCATGTACAACCTCGACGACTCGATCCGCGACTTCGCCTATTCGAGCTTCAACTACGGCCTTGCCCGCGGCGTGCCGGTGTATCTGTCGACCAAGAACACCATCCTCAAGGTCTACGACGGCCGCTTCAAGGATATCTTCCAGGAGATCTACGAAGCCGAGTTCAAGGAAAAGTTCGAAGAAGCCAAGATCTGGTACGAACACCGCCTGATCGACGACATGGTCGCTTCCGCTCTCAAGTGGTCCGGCGGCTATGTCTGGGCCTGCAAGAACTATGACGGCGACGTGCAGTCCGACATCGTGGCCCAGGGCTTTGGCTCGCTTGGCCTGATGACCTCGGTGCTGGCGACGCCAGATGGCAAGATCGTTGAATCTGAAGCGGCCCACGGCACCGTGACCCGCCACTACCGCCAGCACCAGCAGGGCAAGGAAACCTCGACCAACTCGACCGCGTCGATCTTCGCCTGGACTCGTGGCCTGGCGCACCGCGCCAAGCTGGACGACAATGCCGAACTGGCCAAGTTCGCCGCAACGCTCGAGAAGGTCACCGTCGACACCATCGAAGAAGGCAAGATGACCAAGGATCTTTCCCTGCTCGTCGGTCCGGATCAGCCGTGGCTGTCGACCCTCGGCTTCCTCGATGCCATCGACCAGAACCTGCAGAAGGCCATGGCGTAA
- a CDS encoding TfoX/Sxy family protein — protein sequence MSLAREELADRVRDLLPPNAMVREKRMFGGIAFILNGNMLVCPVKDGSMMVRVGKEGMTEALEHGAEQMTMGERTMAGFVIVTGDMVEDEDSLAAWIDRARRFVETLPAQ from the coding sequence ATGAGCCTTGCCCGGGAAGAACTGGCCGATCGGGTGCGAGACCTGCTCCCGCCCAACGCCATGGTGCGGGAGAAGAGAATGTTCGGCGGCATCGCCTTCATACTCAACGGCAATATGCTGGTCTGCCCTGTCAAAGACGGATCGATGATGGTGCGGGTCGGCAAGGAGGGCATGACCGAAGCGCTCGAACACGGGGCCGAGCAGATGACCATGGGCGAGCGAACCATGGCCGGCTTTGTCATCGTCACCGGCGACATGGTGGAAGACGAGGACAGCCTCGCCGCATGGATAGACCGGGCCCGACGCTTTGTCGAAACCCTGCCGGCCCAATAG
- a CDS encoding GFA family protein — MSGQHHPEIDLSANCDCGSITLSVKGRILSMFQCACHNCQKVSGSGHSSVVLVPADSVAISGATRSISRPAASGASFTRHFCPECGTTLAAASSRAPGVKILPAGLFAGQNDWFAPNQLIFARDQMGWDLIADHLPRHQTYRGAPQP; from the coding sequence ATGTCAGGTCAGCATCATCCAGAAATCGATCTCTCCGCCAATTGCGATTGCGGCTCCATTACCTTGTCGGTGAAGGGGCGGATCCTCTCGATGTTTCAATGCGCCTGTCACAATTGTCAGAAGGTGAGCGGCAGCGGCCATTCCTCGGTGGTCCTTGTGCCAGCCGACAGCGTCGCCATCAGCGGCGCGACCAGATCCATCTCGCGCCCGGCGGCCTCCGGCGCCAGTTTCACGCGGCATTTCTGTCCCGAATGCGGGACAACATTGGCTGCCGCCAGCTCCCGTGCGCCCGGGGTGAAAATCCTGCCCGCGGGGCTTTTTGCCGGACAGAACGACTGGTTCGCACCCAACCAGCTGATTTTCGCGCGTGACCAGATGGGCTGGGACCTGATCGCCGATCATTTGCCCCGCCACCAGACCTATCGGGGAGCGCCCCAGCCATGA
- a CDS encoding GNAT family protein, with protein sequence MAPIPQFPIETERLKLRPFTRGDVDDVFAYRSLEIVARYLFDPPLSREECAMAVQQRTTQTGMEEDGDRIILAVESRDGGPVIGEVSLILRSRDARQGELGWIFHPHSQGRGLASEAARAMLSLAFDGVKLHRVFARCDALNAPSWRLMERLGMRREAHFREHALFKGRWDEEFIYAILAREWAAGAL encoded by the coding sequence ATGGCACCTATACCGCAATTTCCGATAGAGACCGAGCGCCTGAAGCTGCGACCGTTTACGCGCGGCGATGTCGACGACGTCTTCGCCTATCGCAGCCTCGAAATCGTTGCGCGCTATCTCTTCGATCCGCCGCTCAGCCGCGAAGAATGTGCAATGGCGGTACAGCAGCGGACCACGCAGACCGGCATGGAGGAGGACGGGGACCGGATCATTTTGGCCGTGGAAAGCCGCGACGGCGGGCCGGTCATTGGAGAGGTGTCGCTGATCCTGCGCTCACGGGACGCCCGTCAGGGCGAACTGGGGTGGATTTTCCATCCCCATTCCCAGGGCAGAGGACTGGCTTCCGAGGCTGCCCGGGCAATGCTGTCGCTCGCCTTCGATGGCGTCAAACTTCACCGCGTGTTTGCGCGCTGCGATGCGCTCAACGCGCCGTCTTGGCGCCTGATGGAGCGCCTCGGCATGCGGCGCGAGGCGCATTTCCGTGAACACGCCCTTTTCAAGGGACGTTGGGACGAAGAATTCATCTATGCCATACTCGCACGTGAGTGGGCGGCGGGCGCGCTTTAG
- a CDS encoding GNAT family protein — translation MASFSLSTKTDRLVLRPFQRGDVAAVARYHTLPSVQRYVVRPTRYPEDVAGAVEIMRGHTALQRPGDTISAAIVRQVEGDLIGQVSLHWSDATAGQGEVRFVINPVHAGNGYLSEALSSVFDVAFGHFRIHRLFVKCEGRNHHTAKLMQKLGMRLEAHYREHALFQGEWDEELHFAILDREWQASSKVRPLPLQGRVA, via the coding sequence ATGGCGAGTTTTAGCCTCAGTACGAAAACGGATCGCCTGGTGCTCAGGCCTTTCCAGCGCGGCGATGTGGCCGCAGTTGCGCGCTATCACACGCTGCCCAGCGTGCAGCGTTATGTTGTGCGCCCCACCCGCTATCCGGAGGATGTTGCTGGCGCCGTCGAGATCATGCGTGGCCATACGGCGTTGCAGCGCCCCGGCGACACGATCAGCGCTGCCATTGTCCGCCAGGTCGAGGGTGATCTCATCGGTCAGGTGAGCCTGCACTGGTCCGACGCGACGGCCGGGCAGGGCGAGGTGCGGTTCGTGATCAACCCCGTCCACGCCGGAAATGGCTATCTGTCCGAAGCCCTGTCGTCGGTTTTCGACGTCGCATTCGGCCATTTCCGCATCCATCGCCTGTTCGTGAAATGCGAAGGCCGCAATCATCATACCGCCAAGCTGATGCAGAAGCTGGGGATGCGGCTCGAGGCCCATTATCGCGAACACGCGCTTTTCCAAGGTGAATGGGACGAGGAGCTGCATTTTGCCATTCTCGATCGCGAGTGGCAGGCATCGTCCAAGGTTCGCCCGCTGCCGCTGCAGGGCCGCGTCGCCTGA
- a CDS encoding RNA methyltransferase, which yields MAGTDSSQPINLAPTPAIILCEPQLGENIGSAARAMANFGLWDLRLVSPRDGWPNEKAVAAASKADHVLERVTVYDTLEAAIADLTLVYATTARSRDMQKEVYGPEEASGAMAAHIAGGKKAGLLFGRERWGLLNDEVAMADAIVTLPVEAAFASLNIAQAVLLMSYEFRRTSDAGRALPFEVEHEPAPRTELVGLFEHLEGVLDQSGFFTTEVKKPSMVNNLRTALTRGRFSSQEIRTLRGVISSIDRRHERPNPNRQKPQKPGQPKD from the coding sequence ATGGCAGGCACGGATAGTTCTCAACCGATCAATTTGGCACCTACTCCGGCGATCATCCTGTGTGAGCCGCAGCTGGGCGAGAATATCGGTTCCGCCGCCCGCGCCATGGCCAATTTCGGCCTGTGGGACCTGCGCCTCGTTAGCCCACGCGATGGCTGGCCAAACGAAAAGGCGGTCGCTGCCGCTTCCAAGGCCGATCACGTGCTCGAACGCGTCACCGTCTACGACACGCTCGAAGCGGCGATTGCCGACCTCACGCTGGTCTACGCCACGACCGCCCGCTCCCGCGACATGCAGAAGGAAGTCTATGGCCCGGAGGAAGCGTCCGGCGCCATGGCGGCCCATATTGCCGGCGGCAAGAAGGCGGGCCTCTTGTTCGGACGCGAGCGCTGGGGCCTCCTCAATGACGAAGTGGCGATGGCCGACGCCATTGTCACCCTGCCGGTCGAAGCGGCGTTCGCCTCTCTCAATATCGCGCAGGCGGTCTTGCTGATGAGCTATGAATTCCGCCGCACCAGCGATGCCGGACGCGCGCTGCCGTTCGAGGTCGAGCACGAGCCCGCGCCGCGGACCGAACTGGTGGGCCTCTTCGAGCATCTTGAAGGTGTGCTCGACCAGTCAGGCTTCTTCACGACCGAGGTTAAGAAGCCGAGCATGGTCAATAATCTCCGCACGGCGCTGACGCGTGGCCGTTTTTCGAGCCAGGAAATCCGCACCCTGCGCGGTGTGATCTCCTCGATCGACCGCCGCCACGAACGCCCCAATCCCAACCGGCAGAAGCCGCAAAAGCCCGGCCAGCCGAAAGACTAA